CCCTGTAGCTGTAGTTTTACCAGAAGTATGTTGACAAAAAACATGACCTGTTATCTTTTTACCATCTTTGCTAAGAGTTCCTTTGAATTTTTCTGTAAATCCTCCTCCTACTTCCGTGAAAGTAAATATTTTGCCTGATAGTTTAGGGTTTTTTATGTAAACTTTGCCCCTTTTATTTTGTCGTAAATTAACCCAAGAACGAAAAGGAGATATGCTCACAGTGCCATTTGACTTTTGAATTATACTCAAACGATTAGTTGAAAATCGCTGATTATCTATTGCAGCGATCGCACCAGTACGGCATCCGGTAGTGCGTGGAGCATTAGAATAAAAAATAGGAGTTTTGATTATCCATTTTCCAGTTAAGTTAACGCGCCTTACTGCCGAAGTTGCGGTTACTTGCTCAGGATGGAATGATAGCATTGATAAAGCTAGTAATGCGATCGCCCAGTATTTATATCTCTGCATTTTTATCTGACAGGTGAATGACTATAATGCTTACTCAAATTTACCCAAACGCAATAAACAAATTAAAAATTGCAGCAAAAATTAATATTATTTAATAACAGTAATTAAAAATAATTGTTGCTGTAGTGATCGCAATTTATGAAATTAAAGTTTTGAGAATTTTTTCAACTATTTTTGATTAAATTTAAGAAATAGGCTGGGAAAGCTTCTGGCTCTGCCTCCTCGTTTTTTCGTAATCAGTTTTAACTCACAAGCAAAGCCAGAAAATTTCTCTTTATACCTGCCGGATATCTCCTTGCTATTTTTAAGTGAGTTTTAATCTAATACTTTCTTTCTTGCGGCTGAAACATACTAACTTTAACTGGTAGGTAATTCAAATCAATACCCGCAGGGGAATAGTAAGCAAGTGTATGTTTCATAAAATTAGTATCATCCCGTTGATCGTAATCTGTACGATAGTGTGCGCCTCGACTTTCTTGCCGATTTAAAGCTGAAGTTAAAATCATTTGCCCAACAATCATTAAGCTACGTAATTCTAATGCTTCGATGATTTCGGTATTCCAGAGTTGACCTTTATCATCAAGGTATATTTGTTGGTACTGCTGTTGTAGTTGTTGTAACTTTTCTAAGCCTTCGCGCATTAATTCATCTGTACGAAAGACACCGCAAAACTGAGTCATGGTGTCTTGAAAAGTTTGACGCAGTTGATTAATACGGATAGTTCCAGGTTGCGCTAGTAATGATTGAATTTGTTGTTGGGCTGCTTTGATATATTTCTGTTCGTCTATTTGTGGTAACTTGCGATTTTGGATAAATTGTGCGATCGCTTCCCCAGTTCTTTTTCCATATACTACACATTCCAATAAAGAATTACTACCCAAACGATTAGCACCGTGAACCGATACACACGCGGCTTCTCCAGCAGCAAAGAAAGCATCTATTAAATTTTCTGGACTACTACGCACTTGCCCATCTGTGTTAGTAGGAATCCCACCCATTGAATAATGAATTGTCGGGCGTACAGGCATTGGTTGATTAACAGCATCAATCCCAACTAAACGGTGTGCTTCTTCCCAAGCAAAAGGAACCCGACTCATAATTTTTTCTCTTCCCATGTGGCGGAGGTCGAGATAGACAAATGCCCCGCCTGCACTACCATCGGGATGTATACCACGACCCGCAGCAATTTCTAGGGCGATCGATCTGGATGTAATATCACGGGGGGCAAGTTCCATCCTACTTGGGGCGTATTTTGCCATGAAGCGATCGCCATCACTATTAATTAAATAAGCACCTTCCCCTCTCACCGCCTCAGAGATTAGTACCCCCACCGGATACAAACCAGTTGGATGAAACTGGACAAACTCCATATCTTCCAAAGGCACACCAGCAATGGCAGACATAGCTAAACCATCACCCGTCGAGGCATAGTCATTAGAAGTAGTGTTATAAACCCTGCCATACCCGCCAGTAGCAAACATTACCGCCTTAGCGCGGACAACCTCTAGATTTCCGTTGTGAATGTTATACATCACAATGCCTTTGGCTTGGGCATCTTCCAGAATTAGCTGCATAACGTACCATTCATCATAGATATGGACACCGTTATGTCTGAGGTTATTAACCAATTCATGCAAAATTGCATGACCTGTTTTATCCGCCGCGTAGCAGGTGCGGCGGTGGGAATGACCACCGAAAGCGCGTTGGGCAATGCGACCATCAGGTAAACGGGAGAATAAAACTCCCATGTGTTCTAAGTCAATTACCACGTCTGCTGCTTCCTTGGTGAGGATTTCTACAGCGTCTTGATCCGCGAGGTAATCAGACCCCTTAACCGTGTCAAAGGCATGAGCTTCCCAACTATCTTCTGCATCAACATTCTTTAATGTTGCTGCCATACCGCCTTGTGCAGCTACCGAGTGGGAGCGAATCGGATGGGTTTTGGCAACTAGGGCGATATCTGCACTGGGGTAAGTACGGGCAATTTCTAAAGCAGCGCGGCAACCAGCTAGTCCACCGCCGACAATGATGACATCATGTTCTAACATTTTCGGTCAGATATCTGAGATTTCTAGATCTATGCTGACGCAAATAAAAACTTCCCTGCTTTTATCAAGGAAGTTTTTTGCAAATTTGTTACTTATAGCAACCGCCAAGGCGCTTAGGATAAATCTTTTAGCTCAAACCTAGACATCGAAGTGCGAAATTAAAAAGTTAATGGCTAAAAGCTAATTGCTAACCGCGATAAAAGTTTAACCTTTTGAGCCGTAAGTACTTAATTGGTTACTGCCACTAGATTCTTGCACAGGAGCATTTACAGGACTGGTGCGAGTTGTTTGATTTGATTCTATAGGGGAAAACTCAATATGATTCAGTAAGGTTGTCACGAAAGCAAATAGCAAGAAAGGCAAAGACAGCACTAAGATTAGTCCCACTGTAGCTAAAGCGTATGTATGGCGTGTAGTACTCCACAATGCCAGCGCGGATGCGAGGCTGATAAAAATCACAATTAACCAAATGATGATTTGACCATAAATATCCCCAAAAGTTAGGGTACAGACCATGCGATACTTTTGTAAGCTTTCCATGCTTTTCTCACAACTATTTATTTAAATTTTAAGGATAAGTCCTGAATTAAGTTGTAGGAAATTTTTCAATCTTTCTAAAGAACTTGCAACATAACTTTACAATATCCTACCTAAGAGTTGGTAGAAATTGCGCCTGATACTGTTTTAGCACATCTATCTTTAGTAGGTAATATATAGATAAGAAATAATTTGCAGAAACGCGGATTCAATTATTAATTACTACTGAAGTGGTGGGATTGAAATAACGAATGATTATTTTATTTTTTATAACTCAAGACGCGAGCAAATATTTAAAAAATGATAATTGATTAGTTAATGAACTTAATTGCCGTTCATCCCTGTCTCTAAAGAGACAGGGATGAACGGCGTTTTTATTATTTAGTAGTCGAGGCTTATATATAGAGCATTTTTGGTCAACTAAAGTGAAGAGATTACTCTTTATGGAAGGGATGATCATTTCTGTATTTCCTAACACCAAAAAACCACCATACTTTAATGCGAAGTGAAAGTTCGCTAAAGCTCGATTTTGCCCATTAGGGTTGAAATATATAAAAGTATTGCGGCACACCAACAAGTCTACTTTAGAAAAGGGAGGATCTTGAAGCACGTTATGCCGAGTAAAGATTATTGGAGTACGTAAATATTTATCAAAGATATAGTTTTGATTAAATTGTTCAAAGTACCGCGCTAGTAAAACTGTAGGAACTCCCTTAATACGATTAACTGAGTAAATGCCCTGACGAGCATGGCCAATAGATTTTTGATGAATATCCGTTCCATAAATCCGAACTCTCTGACTAAATTGTTCTACCCCCAAAGCTTCGAGGAATAACATAGCTAGGGTATAAACTTCCTCTCCAGACGCACACCCAGCACTCCAGACTTTGATCCCTTGATTGGGCGATTTATGGCTAATGAGGCGAGGAATAATCTGGGAAGCTATGTAATTCCAGACATAGGGATCTCTAAAAAATGCTGTGTAATTAACTGGGATTGACTTAAGCAAATTTTCGGTTTCTTGTGGATGCTGTTTCAGGTAGTGGATGTAATCGCTATAGTTGGCGATCGCAACTACTTCCATTCGCTGTCTTATCCGGCGCATCAAACTAGAGTACTTGTAACCCGTGAAGTCAAAGTTATTGGTTTCTAAAAGGTAATTTAGTAAATTTTCAAAAGCTTGTGCATCTTTCAAGATCATTTGCTTACTATTTGTTTTTGCCTGTCACAGTGCATTTTTTCAAATCCTTACTTTAATATATACAATTAATTAGATGGCAGAGCCGAGTTTTTTTTCTAAAAAACTAGAAGTTTAAACATAATAATTCATTACTTTACACTTAATAAAAATGCTTTTTTATTAATACTCTTTAAAAAGTAGTACTAAAATTTGCTAACTCTTTTTTTAAATCCATAATCAACTGAAGTTTTACTTTGTGTAAAACTTACACATCAGCCATAAATCATATATGCTATCGCTTGCTATTTCAACTCAAACTCGTCAAACTTCACCACCTCGGAGTCTGGTTTACTTGTATCAAAACTATAACTACTTACTGTACCCGTCTCAGTATCTAAAATACTAAATACTGTTATGTCATTACTAGCAATATAAGGCAAAAACTTACCATCTTCATCAATCAATGGTGCAATTGTTGGTACTATTGGCTCTAACCCATAGGGGTCGCCTATTGCGGTATATTCTTCTTGATAACCAATTGGTACAGGTCGCGGATGGTTACCCAAAGCTGCACCGTAGGAATTACCTACATTAGAAGTTTCTAGAAAATTTGTACCGCTAGAACTAACAAAACGGTTCCACAAATGCGAGTGTCCGAAAAATACCAATTGTACACCAGCACATTCTAATAATGGTACTAAATCACGGTTAATATAATCAGCATTTTTGGGGTATTCGTAACGTATTGCCTTTATACTTCCATCTGCATTGCGTTCAATTACTTGAACTGGATCAGTATAAGCAGGAACAATGTTGCCGCCTAAAGTATGTGGCGGGTGGTGCAACATTACTACCTTATATTTTGCCTGTTTAAACTCTGGGCTATTAAGTTCTGTTTCTAACCATGAATATTGTTCACTACCTTTAGTAATTGGCTCAAAAATATGCTGTCCGTAACCCCAGTTTTCAGGGTGATTCAAGTCTTGTTGTCTTTCTTGGTATCGCCCCTGAATGCTAGGATTAAGGCTGTGCGATCGCCAAACGGCAGTAACGTAGAGAACTACTAGCCAAACATCGCCAAAAGTTACAGAATAATACCTTTTTCCGCCTTGATTACTTTCAGGTAAGCTAAATATTTCTTCGTATGTATCGGTGTTAAAAGAATTGTTTTTTAACCAACTTGCACGTATCTTTTGATTATCGTCTGGATTCAATAACTTGGCATAATTTTTGTAAATTTGCTCTGCTGCTGAACGGGGGAAGACATCACGAAACTGTTTATTTAAACTATTCTCACTTGAGAAACGCCCCATTACTTCGTGGTTTCCAATGGTTGTAAATAGCGGCGCATTTTGAATTAATTGCCCACCTGTATAAACTGTTGTAATTCCGTTTTTTTCCAATTCATAATTAGCACGACCTTGGAGGCAAGGAAAGAAAGAACCCCCACGGTTATCATCAAACCACTCCGAAGCGCGATCTGGAACATTAACCAAATCTCCTGCGTGAAAAACAGCATCCACTTGCCCAATAGTTTCAACTACCTTTTGCAGATTTGCTGATACCATTGGTTGCAACTGGTGATCGGAAGTTAATAATATTTTAAGTGGTGTGCCTGTAACTGGTTTTGCAGCTAAACTAAACACTTCACTACTAACAGAAGTGCCGTCTTCCCTGACACTGGTTACGAAGTATGGAACCCTTACACCTGGAGTTAGTTCACTAACTTCTGCTTCATGTCGCCAAATATGACGCTTAGTTGGATATTGATCAGTCTGATGTTGTTGAGAAAAATTCGCTAATTTTGATTTTTGGTCTTCACAAGTGCGACTAAGTTTATTAGTACTAGCAATAGCAATTTGATTTAACTCTTGACCATAAGTTACAGTATGGCTAGAACCAGCAAATTCTGTAAACCACACTACCCTTACTGAATTTTTAGTAGGTAATTGTAGAAAGGGATCAGTTAATAATTGCGGGTCAGACATAATGATTTCAATAATTAATAATTTATGGTTTTTAAAGTAGCGATCGCTTTGATAAATACAATAACCGTTATGAGAAATCCCATAACGGCTTTTTTAATAATTTAAGTAGTTTAATAATATGACTTAAAAAGCTAAAACCTTCTCTAGATATAAACTTAGAGAAGGTTTTAGTTTTAACTTTTAATCGGAGCGGCGGGATTCGAACCCACGACCCCTACTACCCCAAAGTAGTGCGCTACCAAGCTGCGCTACGCCCCGACACGAATACCTAGTATAACAAAATGGCTAAAATTTGCAATAGCTAAATTAAAAAACTTTTAAAACCTGAACAGCTTGAACTAAACCTGGAACTGCATCTGCTGTCCAACCACCTTCGCCGCGCCGTCCTGTATTCAAAATAAAGCTAAGGCTGTAAGCATCGGGATATCCTGCGACTTCCATCCATAATAAATCGCTTTCTGCTTCGCAGGTGATTTTTTCTTGATCCATTAACTCAGCCGCCATATAGCTCATTGTTTCTGCAAGCTGCGTTAATAGCTTGCAAAAGTCTTGCAGTTCGGCTTCAGTTAGCTCAATTGCCCAATTATCGCTACCAACTAAACCTTGATATTCAGACGCATCTGGGTTCCAGCCAATCCGCCAACCAGAACCGCTTTTGATCAAACGCTCCATCAATAGCAATCCTTATGTTTGCGCTTATGTTGGTTTATATAGGTTTGAAAAACACTTAAATCTTAGTAATTTGCGGGCAAGATGCCCGCACTACATTAAGCCTTAGAGAAGGTTAGCCAAATTTTGAAGAGTTATTAACTAGCTTTCTCTATGGTTCTATTTGCCCCTGCTACTGTAGGATGTTTGGTCGTCACCAATGATTTCAGGTTGTGTAATCTCATCCGACATTTCGACAATTGCCCGCAGTACGGGTTTCATCATTGGATCATCAATACTGTCCAACTCTTCATATCGGCGACGTTTGGCACGATTCGCCACTTGCACTGTAATCTTGTAGCGATTAGAGGCTGCGTTAACTAATTCCTCTGCACGATACATGATTTGAGTTGAATCATACTGGGAACGCCTGTGAAGCATATTTTTTCCTGGTTTCATAGTATCCTCCAGTTTAACTGACTGTTTTGAAAGTGAGGAGTGGACGGTTTGTAACTATGAGTACAAAATCTCTGCTTAAAGATTCCTCACTTTTGGGTATAGCGAGAGAACACATTATTATGTAGATTCGTATCAATCTGTTTATTTTTGAAAACTATCTTTCTAATAGCTGTTTATGCAAACACTAGCTTCGCCAACTGTTCAACGCTATCATCAACCAAATGTCCATCCCCTGAAGATCGTTGTGCTAGGGGATAGTATTGTCTATGGCTTTGGTGATTTTGAGGGTGGTGGTTGGGTAGAACGACTTAGGCGCAAGTGGATGATGCCTGATAGTCCAGGTCATGTAATTTACAATTTAGGCGTTAGAGGCGATGGTGTCCTGCAAGTATCACAACGTTTAGAGCAAGAGTTCCGAAATCGGGGTGAACTGAGAAATCGCGTACCGGATGCGATCGCACTTTCAGTCGGTGTTAATGATGCCGCTAGACTAGGACGTACAAGTGGGCGTTATTTTACTGATTTTGGTGTTTTTCAAGCGGAAATCAGCAAACTATTGGATCAGGCAAAACAGCTATGTCCAGTTTGGTTTGTGGGAATGGTTCCAGTAGATGAATCTAAAATGCCGTTTCTAGATTGTTTTTATTACAACCATGAGGATCAGTATCGTTATAAAGAAGCAACCCGCCTAGCTTGTGAAGCACGTAATATTCCTTATTTAGATATCTTTGATTTATGGATGCAACGAGGTACTGATTGGTGTTGTGAGCAAATGTGCGCTGATGGTTTACACCCTAACAGCACTGGTTATCAGGCATTATTACAAGATGTCCTGAATTGGCAACCAATTAATCAGTTAGCCAACTCCAGCTTAATCACAGCCTAAGCTTTCCCGTGTAGATACAGCAGTTACGGGGTTAACTCCGCTAGCACGTTGACACAATTGCTTAAGTTGATAGCGATCAATAATCGCATCTGTGAAGTCAGCCCCAGCGATCGCAGTATCATTGAAGTTTGTCCCAACCATTGTTGCTTGTCTGAAAATAGCATTAGTCAGATCAGCACCATCTAACGTTACCTGATCAACAAGCGCGTTAGTAAGGTTTGCGTCTGCGAAATTGGCGTTTGATAACGTTCCTTGACTAAGGATAGCGTTAGTTAGGTTAGATCCTTGAAAGTTAGCGCCTTTCATTTGTGCTGCGGCAAATACAGCACCAGTCAAGTCAGTATTAGAAAAGTCGCGGTTTTCTAGAAAAGTATGGGTGTAGTTAACAGTTTTTGTTTGTGCGATCGCGGGAGTAGCACTTAACAATACCCACAGCCATGCCATTGCTAGAACTAGAATTAATGCTAGTAAACGTAGGATAGTATTTTTAATTGTTGTTAAATAAACCATCTTATAAATAATTAAAAATTAACTATTGTTGACTTCGTAAAATTCAAACTTGTTTTTTTATAAACGCCAGTCTTTACCAACACGAATTGTGATGTCTGATTTGATATCCCCAATTGAGGAAGCTTCTATTTTACCTAATCCTAAGAGGTTTTTGAGTGCGATCGCAGCTTTCACATCACCTTGTTGGGCGATAATCTGAGTCTGTTTTTGTGACTCTGACCAATCGTTAACTAAGTATACGTTGTAAAAGCCTTTTGTTCTGAGAAATTCGATCACCTTTTGGTTAATACGAGCCTGACCAGTAGTATTTTGAATAGCAATTCTCAGTTCATTGGCGGAAGGATTAACAGCCAATAAAGTGTGTGTTGATTCTTGACCGAAATAGTCACGCATAATCCGGTCTTTCCCAACTGAATCCATAATCCAGTAGCTAGCCGAAAATTCACCAGGAGTGCTAAATCTACCAGGTAACAGCACCATTTTGAAGTTATCTTGCTGTAGGGTAAGACCAAAAGTGCCTAGTGCCAGAGTTTCTTCCAAGCTAAGGTTAGTATCTATATATTTACTCAGGACGCGAATAAGTTTAGGCAAACGAGTTACCATCGCTGGTGTCTGTAATCTAGCCCTTAAAGATTTCAGCAGTGCTTGTTGTCTTTGTACCCGACCAATATCACCATTGTTCTGATTGCGGAACCTGGCAAACTGTTCAGCTTTTTCACCGTTAAGAATTTGCCAACCTGGAGCAAGATCAATGTGCAAATTCTGAGTATTGTCATGATAAGACATCGGCTCAGGCACAAACACATCTACGCCACCTACTAAATCTACCAATTCACGAAATGCACCAGTGGTGACTCTTACGTATCTGTCAATCGGTACATTGTTTAAAGTATGGTTGACAACTTGTGCAGCTAAAGTTGCTCCGCCATCAGCATTAGCTTGGTTGATTTTAGGAATACTCATACCTGGAAAATCAACACGAGTATCGCGCGGAATTGAAAGCATTTGCACTGAATGATCGCTCGGATCTAGCCGCAACAGCAGCATAGTATCACTACGACCTCTAAATATTTGGCGTGAGTCGCCTGAAACGTCGAGAACACGGTCAATTCCCATCACCAGGATGTTGACTGGTCGTGATAAACCATAATGAAAGCCTTGGCTCCAAATATCCTTCTTTGCTTGTGCTTGATTGCTGAGGGCTATAAATGGAGATAAAGGAACCATCAGCGCCACAGTAGCTCCGAGTGTAGCCGAAGCCACGGCTGTTAGGGCAAATGCCCCGCTCCACAACAGGGAACGAACTGTAAAAAAGTTAAATTTTACGTCTAGCAACTGTTTTGAGATAATTTTAACTAATATTGAGCGGTACGCTTTAGAATTAGGAGCTTTCTTTTCCTGAAATTTGTCTGCGGCATCATTAACAGTTTTGCGGTGATGATTAGCAGAACCTTTGGAGGATTTAATTTTTAAATCCTCTGTCGAATTTTTTACACCTTGTTCCACGTTCACCTCACCATAAAGCTTGATCTGAGCCTACATTAGTGCCGAATAAAAGCTCATGCCGGATTATAACTTGAGCTTTTTATTCAATGCAGTTATAACAATCACTCAAAAAAATTAATCTTGTTGCATAGGGCAAAGTTACTATAGACCCAAAATGGTTACTGCTACCAATGGATAGATCTTTAATTCCCGTTATTCTCGCAGGTGGTAAAGGTGAGCGATTTTGGCCTCTGAGCCGTAAACACCGACCTAAACAGTTTTTGTGTCTAGATGGCAGTGGTAACAGTTTGTTACAGGAAACTGCTAATCGCTTGCTAACAATGGCTGATGGTTGGGAGGGGTTATGGGTTGTGACATCTGCCCAACTAGCTGAAGGAGTGCGATCGCAACTGCCTCAGCTACCGCAAGAAAATTTGCTTATAGAACCTGAAGGTCGAGATACGGCAGCAGCCGTTGCTTGGGCAACGCTGGAGATCTCTCGCCGTTATGGGGAAGATGCAATTATTGGCTTTTTTCCTGCTGATCACTGGATTGGCGATCAACTCGCTTTTCAAAACACTTTGAATGCGGCAACTCAACTTGCGACCTCTTTGGCAGCTATTGTCACATTAGGAATTACTCCTAGCTATCCGTCTACTGGCTACGGTTATATTCAGCAAGGTGAACAAGTTGGCACTTTTGGAGAGTTGCCAGTTTACCACGTTGACCGATTTACAGAAAAGCCAGATCGACAGACAGCAGAAAAGTTTCTGGCAACGAAAACCAGTACAGGTGAATGTCCTTACACTTGGAATAGTGGGATGTTCGTGTTTCAGGCTGGTGTTGTTTTAAACGAATTAGAAAAATATGCACCAGAAATAATTCAACCTTTGAAAGTTAAGGGTTTAGCTGCTTATGGGGGGTTAGCTAAGAAAAGCATTGACTATGCTTTGATGGAGAAGACTGAGCTAACTTATGTAATGCCAGCATCGTTTGGTTGGGACGATTTAGGCGACTGGAATGCGATCGAGCGTTTGATGAAAGGAGATGCGAAAAATGTGGAGTTGGCGCAGCATATCGGGTTAGATACAGAGGGCGCAATTCTTTATGCTACGGATTCCGATGAGGTAATAGTCACGATTGGATTAGAGGATGTTGTGGTGGTGCGCGATCGCAACGTTACTTTAATTGTCAAAAAAGACCGCACACAGGATATCAAGCAGGTAATCAAGTTGCTGCAAGAACATCCTAATCTGCAACAACTGCTTTAATTGGTCATTGGTCATTGGTCATTGGTCATTGGTAAAAAACTTTTGACTAATGACGACTTATATTTGTCAGTACGTTAATTCTAAAATTATTTTTACGAAACTTAATAAGTATTGTAGAGCAATCCAGGTGTTTTGTAACTTTGAATACATTTTGTGAGTAGAGGGGTTGATAAAACTATTAATAACCTTGAGGGATGGGGTTACAAACAAGTACAATTCAGCAAATATAAGAGAGTATTTTTTTGGAAAACTCAATTTACTGAGTATTAATTTACTGGTAGGTTGATTGAAACAAAAATTTCTCAATTTGCATAAATAAAGTGCTTCTAGGGTTCCGGTTTAAGTATTCGCTGCTTAAATGTCTGGGTCGAGAGAAGCAAGCTAAACTAATAGATTTACTGAAAAATCTATCATTAGCTACACGGCGGGATAAAAGCCCGGGAGAAGTAAATAACAGTGATTAACTGTTGTTACTTTCCTGGGCTTTTTGCATGAAGAGCGATACTCCTCCGGAGTCGCTGCGCGATCGCTAACAACTAACTTTCACTTTTTGATTAAACATTGCCTTAATTATGACTGAACAACCTCGCTTTCAATCTCCAGATTCCAACGGAAGTAAGCCTCCTAGCGAGGCTCAACGTGCGCTAGAACTAGAAACGCATTTACCTTTAACAGGTTGGCAACAGGAGGTAGATAGAGGCTTAGAGTTTGGATTAGAAGCCGCAGAAAGTATTCGCGATCGCACTATTCCTACCTTCTCTCGCGGTGAATTACCCCACTACGCAGGTATTAACACCTTTTTAAAAGCACCTTATGTAGAAGATGTGCGAAAAGTAGGTGAATATGATGTAGCAATTGTAGGAGTTCCCCATGATTCTGGTACTACCTATCGCCCTGGAACTCGTTTTGGCCCTCAAGGAATTAGAAGGATATCAGCTTTATACACTCCTTATAACTTTGAATTAGGCGTTGATTTACGCGAGCAAATAACCCTGTGTGATGTCGGTGATATTTTTACAATTCCGGCAAACAATGAAAAATCTTTTGACCAAATTTCTAAAGGAATTGCTCACATTTTTAGTTCTGGTGCATTTCCAATTATTTTGGGTGGCGATCACTCAATTGGTTATCCCACAGTTAGGGGAGTTTGTCGTCATTTAGGTGATAAAAAAGTTGGGATTATTCACTTTGATCGCCACGTCGATACCCAAGAAACAGACTTAGATGAGCGGATGCACACCTGCCCTTGGTTTCATGCCACAAATATTAAAAATGCTCCCCCTCACAACTTAGTACAACTAGGAATTGGTGGTTGGCAAGTACCCCGTCAAGGTGTGAAAGTTTGCCGAGAAAGAGCTACTAATATCTTAACCGTTACAGATATTACAGAAAAAGGCATAGATTACGCCGTAGACTTTGCTTTAGAAAGAGCATTAGACGGTACTGATTGTGTTTATATCAGTTTTGATATTGACTGTATTGATGCTGGTTTTGTACCAGGTACAGGTTGGCCAGAACCAGGTGGATTATTACCACGAGAAGCACTAGCTTTACTCGGAAAAATTGTGCAACGTGCGCCAATTTGTGGGTTAGAAGTAGTAGAAGTTTCACCCCCTTATGACATCAGCGATATTACTTCATTAATGGCAACCCGCGTAATTTGTGACACAATGGCACATTTAGTCAAATCTGGTCAATTACCCAGAAAAGAAAAACCATCCTATATTCACCCTGAAGCGCAGCCAGAATTAGTAGCACAGTGGAGTTAAATGCACGAAACTGATATGACAAAGGCGTTGATTCTCACAGTAAAAGACTGGTGGGAATCACAGCCAGAAGAACCCAAAATTTCACATATTCACCTAATTGTTGGTAAGTTTACTGGTGTTGAACCTGTTAGTCTGCAATTCGCTTTTGAAGTACAGATACGCAACACATTTTTAGAGGGAGTAAAGCTGGTAATAGAGGAAACACCTCTGCTTGCCTTTTGTCACCCTTGCCAACAAGAATATGCTCCCGATATTGGGACGCAATATGCTTGCCCTAAATGCCACTCGCCAATGGAAGATATTCGCTCAGGGCGAGAACTCAAAATTGACCGGATTGAA
The genomic region above belongs to Oculatellaceae cyanobacterium and contains:
- a CDS encoding mannose-1-phosphate guanylyltransferase codes for the protein MDRSLIPVILAGGKGERFWPLSRKHRPKQFLCLDGSGNSLLQETANRLLTMADGWEGLWVVTSAQLAEGVRSQLPQLPQENLLIEPEGRDTAAAVAWATLEISRRYGEDAIIGFFPADHWIGDQLAFQNTLNAATQLATSLAAIVTLGITPSYPSTGYGYIQQGEQVGTFGELPVYHVDRFTEKPDRQTAEKFLATKTSTGECPYTWNSGMFVFQAGVVLNELEKYAPEIIQPLKVKGLAAYGGLAKKSIDYALMEKTELTYVMPASFGWDDLGDWNAIERLMKGDAKNVELAQHIGLDTEGAILYATDSDEVIVTIGLEDVVVVRDRNVTLIVKKDRTQDIKQVIKLLQEHPNLQQLL
- a CDS encoding LCP family protein encodes the protein MEQGVKNSTEDLKIKSSKGSANHHRKTVNDAADKFQEKKAPNSKAYRSILVKIISKQLLDVKFNFFTVRSLLWSGAFALTAVASATLGATVALMVPLSPFIALSNQAQAKKDIWSQGFHYGLSRPVNILVMGIDRVLDVSGDSRQIFRGRSDTMLLLRLDPSDHSVQMLSIPRDTRVDFPGMSIPKINQANADGGATLAAQVVNHTLNNVPIDRYVRVTTGAFRELVDLVGGVDVFVPEPMSYHDNTQNLHIDLAPGWQILNGEKAEQFARFRNQNNGDIGRVQRQQALLKSLRARLQTPAMVTRLPKLIRVLSKYIDTNLSLEETLALGTFGLTLQQDNFKMVLLPGRFSTPGEFSASYWIMDSVGKDRIMRDYFGQESTHTLLAVNPSANELRIAIQNTTGQARINQKVIEFLRTKGFYNVYLVNDWSESQKQTQIIAQQGDVKAAIALKNLLGLGKIEASSIGDIKSDITIRVGKDWRL
- the speB gene encoding agmatinase, translating into MTEQPRFQSPDSNGSKPPSEAQRALELETHLPLTGWQQEVDRGLEFGLEAAESIRDRTIPTFSRGELPHYAGINTFLKAPYVEDVRKVGEYDVAIVGVPHDSGTTYRPGTRFGPQGIRRISALYTPYNFELGVDLREQITLCDVGDIFTIPANNEKSFDQISKGIAHIFSSGAFPIILGGDHSIGYPTVRGVCRHLGDKKVGIIHFDRHVDTQETDLDERMHTCPWFHATNIKNAPPHNLVQLGIGGWQVPRQGVKVCRERATNILTVTDITEKGIDYAVDFALERALDGTDCVYISFDIDCIDAGFVPGTGWPEPGGLLPREALALLGKIVQRAPICGLEVVEVSPPYDISDITSLMATRVICDTMAHLVKSGQLPRKEKPSYIHPEAQPELVAQWS
- the hypA gene encoding hydrogenase maturation nickel metallochaperone HypA yields the protein MHETDMTKALILTVKDWWESQPEEPKISHIHLIVGKFTGVEPVSLQFAFEVQIRNTFLEGVKLVIEETPLLAFCHPCQQEYAPDIGTQYACPKCHSPMEDIRSGRELKIDRIEYSLETTEQENYASNI